A region from the Bactrocera dorsalis isolate Fly_Bdor chromosome 1, ASM2337382v1, whole genome shotgun sequence genome encodes:
- the LOC105225096 gene encoding C-type lectin domain family 3 member A: MKQSSGKLVLLFLALLAVSQATPLSEDNEFSFGWPGSLSDNTDYYVSSKEVSWFEANYYCYSQGWELVAPENFNLLTLFKGFRELYDVKDTSYWSAGNRLSGSNWVWGIGGEKFSTSNWDTNEPNGNDSDKCLLIGKTVASLWSDEDCAAKYKFICQKKVAKVAETTKKCKHSIF; the protein is encoded by the exons atgaaacaatCTAGCGGTAAATTAGTGCTGTTATTTTTGGCGCTGCTGGCAGTTAGTCAAGCCACACCACTGAGCGAGGATAATGAGTTCTCCTTCGGCTGGCCGGGCAGTCTAAGCGACAACACCGATTACTATGTGAGCAGCAAGGAG GTTTCCTGGTTTGAAGCCAACTATTACTGCTACTCACAAGGCTGGGAACTGGTGGcacctgaaaatttcaacttattaaCACTCTTCAAGGGCTTTCGTGAATTGTATG ATGTAAAGGATACCTCTTACTGGTCCGCGGGCAACCGACTTTCTGGCAGCAACTGGGTCTGGGGAATTGGCGGCGAAAAGTTCAGCACATCCAACTGGGATACTAACGAACCCAATGGCAATGACAGCGACAAGTGCTTGTTGATTGGAAAAACTGTGGCATCTTTGTGGTCCGATGAGGATTGTGCCGCCAAATATAAGTTTATCTGCCAGAAGAAAGTGGCAAAGGTAGCCGAAACAACAAAGAAATGTAAACATAGCATTTTCTAA
- the LOC105225097 gene encoding perlucin-like — MKYFALLLAALIGVSFASPYPKATGVIEEDWRGNLQQNSDYYVSQNPVSWFAANYFCYSNGWSLVAPNSFTSDLLLKGFIELFGLTQNNYWTAGNRLANESTWLWGLGGKNFSFTNWAVSEPVTSGDCLLVQTNTTDILWANQDCAVQNDFICQKTVSTN, encoded by the exons ATGAAATACTTCGCACTTTTACTCGCCGCCTTGATCGGAGTGAGCTTCGCCTCACCTTACCCTAAGGCGACAGGAGTCATTGAAGAAGATTGGCGCGGCAATTTGCAACAGAACTCCGACTACTATGTTAGCCAGAATCCC GTCTCTTGGTTCGCTGCCAACTACTTCTGCTACTCCAACGGCTGGTCGCTGGTCGCACCCAACAGCTTCACATCTGACCTTCTGTTAAAAGGCTTCATTGAACTCTTCG GTCTGACCCAAAATAATTACTGGACTGCTGGCAACCGTTTGGCAAACGAGTCAACATGGCTTTGGGGTCTTGGCGGTAAGAACTTCTCTTTCACCAATTGGGCTGTCAGCGAACCAGTCACCTCTGGTGATTGTCTGTTAGTGCAAACTAATACCACTGATATTTTGTGGGCCAATCAGGATTGTGCTGTACAGAATGATTTCATCTGCCAGAAAACAGTTTCCACAAATTAA